Proteins from one Podospora pseudoanserina strain CBS 124.78 chromosome 1, whole genome shotgun sequence genomic window:
- a CDS encoding hypothetical protein (antiSMASH:Cluster_1; COG:K; EggNog:ENOG503NUPJ) produces the protein MIDYVHAGEPARKRLRTSHACDLCRARKIRCDGKDPCVACVSTENDCTYGSEANSRGKSDLILDGVLRLETFMHKMNANLMSLQSMTTSTQTASTRTTSFSSSPLSDLHTHHQTLSRQRTRSIGQYGMSPTTPTPNELENAVLESWHTSTTESVLHWPHFDAFPSLRQHYIPIFELERSRHPLKVKSQWSDDASCNLPEEEIDASLDAFSQNFNFWYPTMSLHQLAKTKQTMLGGCHEEEDTPETCLALLTLALGYASKVTSRLVNSPRSPDSKEKEEKASARSRGDLFFEKALKMLYVAQTDVSSTSAQCLFFTAIYFAFLRRPLQAWQCISSASSKCMLLLSYADSVPSTSSPYIQSSNTYLPSPRNVGAEDEERTKRIFWACYILESDYLAELSHVPLSGIARIESSVSLPVATYHTHESPKDEELSSLYFLACISMRRLLNRVHHLLYAKDTGAGMDINRFPSVVAELDHQLEEWRDVLPSAFTFEVPEIDSRRQRKPSGEMTEHGRFLRQRYLTCRSVIYRPYLMGMISGQSLTNINDGIGNTSPSVSPDQGILGNCKSCLDACLLHILNLRGFSQTILVDTWICSLSMAGAMLVLLAACQVPSLRNLIGPEVLAAGHHLTQLLEGWQEVAGGPNSPSVDQSVHIIKEADGFIRNVYNQDG, from the exons ATGATCGACTACGTCCACGCAGGGGAACCtgcgaggaagaggcttcGTACATCCCATGCG TGTGACCTGTGCCGAGCACGAAAAATCAG ATGCGATGGGAAAGATCCTTGCGTGGCATGTGTTTCGACCGAAAATGACTGCACATATGGCTCCGAGGCCAATTC gagagggaagagCGACTTGATATTGGATGGAGTGTTACGTTTGGAAACCTTCATGCACAAAATGAACGCCAATCTC ATGTCGCTGCAGTCAATGACAACCTCAACTCAAACGGCGTCAACACGAACCACAAGCTTCTCCAGCAGTCCTCTGAGTGACCTGCATACGCATCACCAAACACTCAGTCGTCAACGTACTAGAAGTATTGGCCAGTATGGGATGAGTCCGACAACTCCTACCCCCAACGAGCTCGAAAATGCAGTGCTCGAATCTTGGCACACATCGACGACTGAGTCCGTGTTGCACTGGCCACACTTTGATGCGTTTCCCAGTCTTCGACAGCATTACATACCAATCTTCGAGTTGGAAAGGTCGCGCCACCCGCTGAAAGTCAAAAGCCAGTGGTCTGACGATGCATCGTGCAATCTCCCGGAAGAAGAAATAGATGCATCCCTGGATGCCTTTTCCCAAAACTTCAACTTTTGGTACCCAACAATGTCACTGCATCAACTGGCAAAAACGAAGCAGACAATGCTGGGTGGTTGccatgaagaggaggacacGCCAGAGACTTGCCTAGCATTGTTGACGTTAGCATTGGGCTATGCGAGCAAGGTCACCTCGAGACTAGTGAACAGTCCACGGTCACCGGATtcgaaagagaaagaagaaaaggctTCTGCTCGCTCTAGGGGCGACCTCTTCTTTGAAAAAGCACTGAAAATGCTTTATGTGGCTCAAACTGATGTAAGCTCAACATCAGCTCAGTGTTTGTTCTTCACTGC CATCTACTTTGCTTTCCTCCGGCGTCCTCTCCAAGCATGGCAGTGCATCTCGTCAGCATCGTCAAAATgcatgttgctgttgtcctACGCAGATTCagtcccctccacctcgtcgCCTTACATACAGTCATCGAACACATACCTGCCAAGTCCAAGGAACGTCGGTGCTGAAGACGAggaaagaacaaaaagaatCTTTTGGGCTTGCTACATTCTCGAATCGGATTATCTAGCTGAGCTGTCCCACGTACCATTATCGGGCATTGCCAGAATTGAGTCTTCAGTCTCACTGCCGGTGGCCACGTATCACACCCATGAGTCACccaaggacgaggagctgTCGTCGTTGTACTTCCTGGCATGCATTTCGATGAGACGGCTGCTGAATCGAGTACATCATCTTTTATACGCAAAGGATACTGGTGCGGGGATGGACATCAATCGATTTCCCAGCGTGGTTGCGGAACTGGACCACCAGTTGGAGGAGTGGAGAGACGTTCTTCCTAGCGCTTTTACGTTTGAGGTGCCAGAAATCGACTCTAGGCGACAGCGGAAGCCGTCTGGCGAAATGACTGAACATGGGAGGTTTCTGAGGCAGAGATACCTGACTTGCCGAAGTGTGATATATCGACC GTACCTGATGGGGATGATCAGCGGGCAGTCCCTCACTAATATCAATGACGGAATCGGGAACACCAGTCCTTCTGTATCACCGGACCAGGGCATCCTCGGCAATTGCAAGTCCTGTCTCGATGCCTGCCTCCTTCACATCCTCAATCTGCGAGGTTTTTCCCAAACAATCCTCGTAGACACCTGGATTTGTTCTCTGTC AATGGCCGGGGCAATGCTTGTCCTTCTTGCAGCATGTCAAGTGCCATCGTTACGCAACCTCATCGGACCAGAAGTCTTGGCTGCAGGACATCACCTTACCCAGTTGTTGGAGGGCTGGCAGGAAGTTGCTGGGGGACCAAATTCACCAAGCGTGGATCAAAGCGTCCATATTATTAAGGAGGCGGATGGGTTCATTCGGAATGTGTATAATCAAGATGGGTAA
- a CDS encoding hypothetical protein (SMCOG1169:sugar transport protein; EggNog:ENOG503NXMN; antiSMASH:Cluster_1; COG:P), with amino-acid sequence MAASTEKAASFADHHDGKFRDTDVAVRLAHDVDDTKYSPWSAKMARLYLVLAIAYLCGCLNGYDGSLMGGLNGMKSYQQYFNMKTAGSSTGLVFAMYNIGSVAAVFFTGPVNDWFGRRWGMFTGAIIIIIGTCVQAPSTTPGQFLAGRFVLGFGVSFCCVSAPCYVSEMAHPKWRGTLTGLYNCTWYIGSIIASWTVYGCSYIGTLDAWRIPIWCQMVTSGLVCLGVFWLPESPRWLVAQDRHEDALHVLAVYHGEGRTDHPIVQLQIKEMMNQISSEASDKKWYDYHELWNTHSARRRLICVLGMGIFGQISGNSLSSYYMVTMLESAGIVQEQRVLALNGINPVLSLFGAVLGARMSDVIGRRALLLYTIVFASVCFAIITGTSKMATDDPTQVAAANTTIAFIFIFGIVFSFGWTPLQSMYISECLPTSTRAKGTAVGNFSSAAASTILQYASGPAFEKIGYYFYLVFVFWDLFEAAFIYFLFPETKDRTLEELEEVFSAPNPVKKSLEKRSAQTVLNTVGANPASELDHDP; translated from the exons ATGGCGGCGAGCACAGAGAAGGCGGCATCTTTCGCCGACCATCACGATGGCAAGTTCCGCGACACCGACGTTGCCGTGCGGCTGGCCCACGATGTCGACGACACCAAATACTCCCCTTGGTCGGCAAAGATGGCACGTCTGTACCTTGTACTTGCAATAGCCTACCTCTGCGGATGTCTCAATGGCTACGATGGAAGCCTGATGGGCGGGCTGAACGGGATGAAGTCGTACCAACAGTACTTCAACAT GAAAACAGCAGGATCGAGTACCGGCCTCGTCTTCGCCATGTACAACATCGGCTCCGTCGCAGCAGTCTTCTTCACTGGTCCCGTCAACGATTGGTTTGGACGCCGCTGGGGCATGTTCACAGGGGCTATAATTATCATCATTGGTACTTGTGTTCAAGCACCGAGTACAACTCCCGGTCAATTCCTCGCTGGACGCTTCGTTCTCGGATTCGGGGTGAGCTTTTGCTGTGTTTCAGCACCGTGCTACGTGTCTGAAATGGCTCATCCGAAGTGGAGAGGTACTCTCACGGGCCTCTATAACTGCACGTGGTACATTGGGAGCATCATCGCCTCATGGACAGTCTACGGTTGCTCCTACATTGGCACGCTCGATGCTTGGCGCATTCCTATTTGGTGCCAGATGGTGACTTCTGGCTTAGTCTGTCTGGGTGTATTCTGGTTGCCAGAAAGTCCAAGATGGCTGGTGGCCCAAGACAGACACGAGGATGCACTCCACGTCTTGGCCGTTTACCATGGAGAAGGGCGGACCGATCACCCCATTGTCCAGTTACAAATCaaggagatgatgaaccAAATTTCCTCCGAGGCGTCCGATAAGAAGTGGTACGATTATCATGAATTGTGGAACACTCATTCCGCACGACGGCGTCTGATTTGCGTTCTCGGGATGGGCATCTTTGGCCAGATCAGCGGCAATTCGTTGTCGTCTTATTACATGGTCACAATGCTGGAGTCCGCAGGTATTGTGCAAGAGCAGCGAGTGCTGGCGCTCAACGGTATCAACCCCGTGCTGTCGCTCTTCGGAGCTGTTCTTGGCGCTCGCATGTCAGACGTCATTGGCCGGCGAGCGCTGCTGCTCTACACGATTGTGTTTGCTTCTGTTTGctttgccatcatcacaggCACCAGCAAAATGGCTACTGATGATCCGACCCAAGTAGCAgctgccaacaccaccatcgccttcATCTTCATATTCGGAATTGTCTTCTCATTTGGTTGGACACCCCTTCAAAGCATGTACATTTCAGAGTGCCTTCCTACATCGACACGAGCCAAAGGAACCGCCGTTGGGAATTTCTCCTCGGCTGCTGCATCAACGATTTTGCAGTACGCTTCTGGCCCTGCCTTTGAGAAGATTGGTTATTACTTCTACTTGGTTTTTGTGTTCTGGGATCTTTTTGAGGCAGCATTCATCTACTTCCTGTTTCCAGAGACCAAAGACAGAACATTGGAGGAATTGGAAGAGGTGTTTTCTGCCCCTAACCCGGTCAAGAAGAgtttggagaagagaagTGCCCAAACTGTTCTCAACACGGTCGGCGCAAACCCAGCTTCGGAACTTGATCATGACCCTTAG
- a CDS encoding hypothetical protein (COG:O; antiSMASH:Cluster_1; EggNog:ENOG503Q3DQ) produces the protein MKFSLGTVAAVVGVVNAAFPTDIVYYWVDQSAVVVNATGGLSSPPSGWYTAVVQGAVYEAAVNSKRESLEFQQLAISHAAHDAILWVYHGSRQYAPVDAALRAVIPIIGLDPNSSKGKQAAKIGQAAAAKVAKARADDNLVNFVDFTFGPKQPGVYQPTPGGAPLPDTPQARFTRPFAALGDITRFRSPPPPKTDSAEYEADFLFVKSVGAVNSANRSAYDTDTAYFWRESSVTGWNRFAGAIVGSKLDKKPLESAKFYAQLNYAIANAGFASWDVKYAYQGWRPVTAVHYPDVWLKSGRNETDTNWVPLLRPTPSHPDYVSTHSTFGSAAAHVIKAWNKGDRIDATWSSNVTLDNRGVITRRYTSVQFANEENSISRQFGGIHFKFAGTEGLKLGDKVAEATLKVFDKNWDKF, from the exons ATGAAGTTCTCCCTCGGGACCGTTGCCGCGGTCGTGGGTGTTGTCAATGCGGCTTTTCCGACGGATATTGTCTACTACTG GGTTGACCAGTCCGCCGTGGTAGTTAATGCCACCGGTGGtctttcttcccctccctctggTTGGTACACAGCCGTCGTCCAGGGTGCCGTCTACGAAGCAGCCGTGAACTCCAAGCGTGAGAGTCTCGAGTTCCAACAgctcgccatctcccacgCCGCCCACGACGCCATCCTCTGGGTCTACCATGGCTCCCGCCAGTACGCCCCCGTTGACGCCGCTCTCCGCGccgtcatccccatcatcggtCTCGACCCCAACTCCAGCAAGGGCAAGCAAGCCGCCAAGATCGGCcaagctgccgccgccaaggtAGCAAAGGCTCGCGCCGACGACAATCTCGTCAACTTTGTCGACTTCACCTTCGGCCCGAAGCAGCCCGGAGTCTACCAGCCCACCCCCGGCGGCGCTCCCCTCCCAGACACCCCCCAAGCCCGCTTCACCCGCCCATTTGCCGCCCTGGGCGACATCACCCGCTtccgctcccctccccctcccaagacCGACTCGGCCGAATACGAAGCCGACTTTTTGTTCGTCAAGTCCGTCGGCGCTGTCAATTCCGCCAACCGCTCTGCCTACGATACCGACACGGCCTACTTCTGGCGCGAGTCCTCCGTCACGGGCTGGAACCGCTTCGCCGGCGCCATCGTCGGCTCcaagctcgacaagaaaCCCCTCGAGTCGGCCAAGTTCTACGCCCAGCTCAACTACGCCATCGCCAACGCCGGCTTCGCCTCCTGGGACGTCAAGTACGCCTACCAAGGCTGGCGTCCGGTCACGGCCGTCCACTACCCTGATGTTTGGCTCAAGTCGGGGAGGAACGAGACTGATACCAACTGGGTTCCCCTCTTGAGACCTACTCCTTCCCACCCGGACTATGTATCTACCCACTCTACTTTTGGGAGCGCCGCGGCGCATGTGATCAAGGCGTGGAATAAGGGGGACAGGATCGATGCCACGTGGAGTAGCAATGTTACTCTAGATAATAGGGGTGTGATTACAAGGCGGTACACGAGTGTGCAGTTTGCGAATGAGGAGAACAGTATCAGCAGACAGTTTGGTGGT ATTCACTTCAAGTTTGCTGGCACGGAGGGTTTGAAGCTCGGTGATAAGGTTGCTGAGGCTACGCTGAAGGTGTTTGACAAGAACTGGGACAAGTTCTAA
- a CDS encoding putative secondary metabolism biosynthetic enzyme (antiSMASH:Cluster_1; SMCOG1040:alcohol dehydrogenase; EggNog:ENOG503NWNG; COG:Q), giving the protein MATLYKSPHARTFISSCLRLHPVHLRKPLNCISDFQASFPYHSPTRRDLSTLSTMSAISNLPKTFRAAVLTGLNQPLELQSLPLIPPGPGQILVKVLACGICHTDAFVAAGIIPTSFPRILGHEIIGEVAALGEGVKGFSLGERVGGGWHGGHDGTCPSCVKGAHQYCANEAINGVSMNGGYAEYCLLRHEAISRIPLDADPASTAPFLCAGTTVFNALRHSGIIPGEEAVVAVQGVGGLGHLAVQYSKAMGYKTIGVSTGSDKKELVMGELGADGYIDSLVEDPVERLQEMGGAKVIVSTAPSAKAIGGLLGGLANFGRMVVLAPVGGVEFDTFLMVTKAVSVSGWSTGTAVDGEEAVAFAKRNGVRCFVERFGLDRVNEAFEGMKGGKPRFRNVLVME; this is encoded by the exons ATGGCCACCCTTTACAAAAGCCCCCATGCCCgcaccttcatctcctcctgcctccgcctccatccGGTGCACCTCCGCAAACCTCTCAATTGCATCTCGGACTTCCAAGCATCGTTTCCATACCACTCGCCAACCCGACGGGATTTATCAACACTATCCACCATGTCCGCAATCAGTAACCTCCCTAAAACATTCCGGGCAGCTGTGCTCACGGGACTGAACCAGCCTCTGGAGCTGCagtccttgcccttgatcCCCCCTGGTCCAGGCCAGATTCTAGTGAAGGTGCTGGCGTGTGGGATCTGCCACACTGATGCCTTCGTCGCGGCGGGGATAATCCCGACGTCGTTTCCAAGGATTTTGGGACACGAGATCATCGGGGAGGTTGCTGCgctgggagagggggtgaaggggttTAGtcttggggagagggtcGGGGGCGGATGGCATGGTG GCCACGACGGCACCTGCCCCTCCTGCGTCAAAGGCGCCCACCAGTACTGCGCCAACGAAGCCATCAACGGCGTTTCCATGAACGGCGGTTACGCGGAATactgcctcctccgccacgaAGCCATCTCGCGCATCCCCCTCGACGCCGACCCCGCCTCCACGGCTCCCTTCCTCTGCGCCGGCACGACCGTCTTCAACGCCCTCCGCCACAGCGGGATCATCCCCGGGGAGGAAGCCGTCGTTGCCGTCCAGGGCGTCGGAGGGTTGGGCCATCTGGCGGTGCAGTACTCCAAGGCTATGGGTTACAAGACTATCGGAGTCTCGACGGGGAGTGACAAGAaggagttggtgatgggggagttgggggcgGATGGGTATATCGATTCGCTGGTTGAGGATccggtggagaggttgcAGGAGATGGGAGGGGCGAAGGTGATTGTTAGTACGGCGCCTAGTGCGAAGGCTattggggggttgctgggggggttggcgaattttgggaggatggtggttttggcgcCGGTTGGCGGGGTGGAGTTTGATACTTTTTTGATGGTGACGAAGGCGGTCTCGGTTAGTGGGTGGTCGACGGGGACggcggtggatggggaggaggcggtggcaTTTGCGAAGAGGAATGGGGTGAGGTGTTTTGTCGAGAGGTTTGGGTTGGATAGGGTGAATGAGGCGTTTgaggggatgaagggggggaagccGAGGTTTAGGAatgtgttggtgatggaatgA
- a CDS encoding hypothetical protein (COG:O; EggNog:ENOG503NZ56; MEROPS:MER0093133; antiSMASH:Cluster_1): MKIPTNTVLPFAAWAAPRASIKGVPDVLTKSAQDVIQAAGASASCEWFTQPIDHSNPGLGTWQQLYCVNPAKWGGPGSPVVLMTPGETPIWGSITPSRGYSFLDNTTMTGLYAQAIGAATVVIEHRYFGGSSPYDGFDAETLQYLTMDQAAMDMVNFAQNVVFPFEDGKTSVATKVPWLWFGTSYAATLGSWIEHTYPGVFYAFHLSSAIVQANTENWYYYDTIRKGIDSYRGDTHCTVALNEVSEYVDKYLLASNRNETEVQALKLLFGASFPIEDDDFAYAIATPFRYWQETNGYRDILEMCDAIVGSNESEENDVLGTVPGSVGNYAAYFRMNFRQSTCEYLNTWGQEDPLWCLNTHYEWNPYFIARTLGNPWRTWYWFLCNEPIASWATGAPKESLSMVSRKIDAQYWQRQCELHFPATHGEKYGSAKGKTPTTLNEETGGWLRNSTRVIWTSGEFDPWRGTSMSSEIRTGGVLQSTDSVSVFLIKNAVHGDDAFTTRALGNLNIKPNPEVVKVQEQSVLIVKKWVAEYYAKQSSHK, translated from the exons ATGAAGATACCCACGAATACAGTGCTCCCATTTGCAGCATGGGCTGCACCGAGAGCATCAATCAAGGGTGTGCCGGACGTTCTGACCAAGTCTGCCCAAGACGTCATCCAGGCCGCTGGCGCCAGCGCATCTTGCGAGTGGTTCACCCAACCGATAGATCACAGCAATCCTGGGCTTGGAACATGGCAGCAATTATATTGCGTAAACCCTGCCAAATGGGGAGGCCCCGGGTCGCCCGTGGTTCTCATGACTCCTGGCGAGACCCCAATCTGGGGGTCCATCACGCCTAGCCGAGGTTACAGCTTTCTGGATAACACAACCATGACCGGATTATACGCACAGGCCATTGGGGCGGCAACCGTTGTGATCGAGC ACCGATACTTTGGCGGATCTTCGCCATACGATGGCTTCGATGCCGAGACTCTACAGTATCTCACAATGGACCAAGCAGCCATGGACATGGTCAACTTTGCCCAGAATGTTGTCTTCCCTTTCGAAGACGGCAAAACAAGTGTGGCTACCAAGGTGCCGTGGCTTTGGTTTGGGACATCCTACGCGGCAACGCTGGGCAGCTGGATTGAACACACCTATCCTGGCGTGTTTTACGCGTTCCATCTTAGCAGTGCTATCGTGCAAGCAAACACCGAGAACTGGTACTACTACGACACTATCCGAAAAGGAATCGATTCTTACAGGGGAGACACACACTGCACTGTTGCGTTGAATGAGGTTTCAGAATATGTCGACAAGTACTTGCTGGCTTCGAACCGGAACGAGACGGAAGTGCAGGCGCTGAAGCTATTGTTCGGCGCGTCATTCCCgattgaggatgacgacTTTGCCTA TGCTATTGCGACGCCGTTCCGCTACTGGCAAGAAACCAACGGTTACCGCGATATCTTGGAGATGTGCGATGCTATCGTCGGCTCAAATGAGTCGGAAGAAAACGACGTTCTGGGAACTGTTCCTGGCTCTGTCGGGAACTACGCTGCATACTTTAGAATGAATTTCAGACAGTCAA CTTGCGAGTATCTCAACACCTGGGGACAAGAGGATCCCCTCTGGTGCCTCAACACACATTACGAGTGGAATCCCTATTTCATTGCGAGAACCCTCGGGAACCCTTGGCGCACCTGGTACTGGTTCTTGTGCAATGAGCCGATTGCATCCTGGGCCACAGGTGCACCAAAGGAGTCGCTCTCGATGGTGTCACGAAAAATTGATGCTCAGTACTGGCAAAGACAGTGCGAGCTTCACTTCCCGGCTACACATGGCGAGAAGTATGGCAGCGCCAAGGGCAAGACACCTACCACTCTGAACGAAGAGACTGGTGGCTGGCTGCGGAACTCGACGCGTGTGATCTGGACGAGCGG TGAATTTGACCCCTGGAGAGGAACGAGCATGTCCAGCGAAATCCGAACAGGCGGTGTGCTGCAGTCCACCGACAGCGTTTCGgtcttcctcatcaagaaTGCTGTGCACGGCGATGACGCATTCACCACTCGTGCGCTTGGAAACCTCAACATTAAGCCTAACCCAGAGGTTGTCAAGGTGCAGGAGCAGTCTGTTTTGATTGTGAAGAAGTGGGTGGCTGAGTATTATGCGAAGCAGAGCAGCCATAAATAG